The proteins below are encoded in one region of Mya arenaria isolate MELC-2E11 chromosome 15, ASM2691426v1:
- the LOC128219311 gene encoding uncharacterized protein LOC128219311, whose translation MEETSKRGDLSNHTSCSVNEEKSASERERGKKRKGSHESDEVPKRSRSGAQAGLSSEKGREKATSSATTETKLTERYGSYVRMHSPWVPEDNKRKGTPSALPDGPRSGVEPVPTDDVPDGVEKPLSGLPGANLRKPKR comes from the exons ATGGAAGAAACATCCAAACGAGGTGACCTTTCTAATCATACTA GTTGTTCCGTAAACGAAGAGAAGTCTGCGTCAGAGCGCGAGAGGGGCAAGAAAAGAAAAG GGTCCCACGAATCTGATGAGGTCCCGAAGAGATCTCGGTCGGGTGCTCAGGCCGGTCTTTCTTCAGAGAAAGGAAGAGAAAAGGCCACAAG TTCAGCAACCACGGAAACCAAATTGACTGAAAGATATGGCTCCTATGTGC GTATGCACTCTCCTTGGGTGCCCGAGGATAATAAAAGAAAGg GGACACCTAGTGCGCTTCCAGACGGACCCAGGTCGGGTGTTGAGCCTGTTCCCACTGACGATGTACCAGACGGAGTAGAAAAACCTTTGTCTGGCCTTCCAGGCGCTAACCTACGGAAACCCAAACGATAA